In the genome of Falsirhodobacter halotolerans, one region contains:
- a CDS encoding helicase-related protein: MRQNGRVTAVLGPTNTGKTHYAIQRMLGHRTGVIGLPLRLLAREVYDRIVAQRGPSVVALVTGEERIVPERTQYWVCTVEAMPMDIGADFVAIDEIQVCGDPERGHVFTDRLLRARGLHETLFLGSEVMRGAIAGLVPGVEFLRRDRFSTLTYTGSKKISRMPPRSAIVGFSVDNVYAIAELIRRTKGGCAVVMGALSPRTRNAQVDLYQNGDVDYLVATDAIGMGLNLDVKHVAFSATEKFDGRRMRPLFPHELAQIAGRAGRHTEPGTFGVTGEAGPLEPEVVAAIEDSRFAPIRKLQWRNEALEFGTVDRLIASLEASTQNPWLTRTREADDLHALKALVAMPEIADRVRSPQAVRLLWDVCCVPDFRGKSGGEHTSLLSKIFGFLQGGRVPQDWLAGVIGRIDRVQGDIDTLSRRLAYIRTWTYVAQRKGWVENESHWREETRAVEDRLSDALHAQLTQRFVDRRTSVLMRRLKQKETLVAEVNDKGEVTVEGEFVGRLEGFRFRQDASSSPDEAKTLAQAAYQALRPEFHLRADRFYNAPDTEMDFTEQGGLMWGDQAVGKLVAGSDPLKPQVEAFVDEEAGHDVTEKVKRRLQHFIDRRVAALFEPLTNMGRDETLTGLARGFAFRLVEGLGVLPRDGIAAEVKALDQEARSALRKHGVRFGQFTVFLPLMLKPAPTRLRLVLWSLSKGLNEFPESPPPGLVTIPNVEGVPREHYMLAGYHPAGARAIRIDMLERLADLLRNHDSRAGFEATPDMLSITGMTLDQFADLMGGLGYKAEKGERAKTRTTPPVATDPEAPANPIPEEETAGAAPEEEAAPEMEAFYIFTWAPRRRDPAPRPERPQGNRPPKKDGDRAPRKDGGKPKGNRPDRGDRKDKPRQFEARPERPAKIDPDNPFAVLAALKKG; encoded by the coding sequence ATGCGTCAGAACGGGCGGGTCACGGCGGTCCTTGGGCCGACCAACACCGGCAAGACCCATTACGCCATCCAGCGGATGCTGGGCCACCGCACCGGTGTCATCGGCCTGCCGCTGCGCCTTCTGGCGCGCGAGGTCTATGACCGCATCGTCGCGCAACGTGGCCCCTCGGTCGTGGCGCTGGTGACGGGGGAGGAGCGCATCGTTCCCGAACGGACCCAGTATTGGGTCTGCACGGTGGAGGCGATGCCGATGGACATCGGCGCCGATTTCGTCGCCATCGACGAAATTCAGGTGTGCGGCGATCCCGAACGCGGCCATGTCTTCACCGACCGCCTGCTGCGCGCCCGCGGCCTGCACGAGACGCTGTTCCTGGGGTCGGAGGTGATGCGCGGGGCGATCGCCGGTCTGGTGCCGGGGGTGGAGTTTCTGCGGCGGGACCGGTTTTCCACCCTGACCTATACCGGGTCGAAGAAGATCAGCCGGATGCCGCCGCGCAGCGCCATCGTCGGGTTTTCGGTGGACAACGTCTATGCCATCGCCGAACTGATCCGCCGCACCAAGGGCGGGTGCGCGGTGGTGATGGGCGCACTGTCGCCCCGCACGCGCAACGCGCAGGTCGATCTTTATCAGAACGGGGACGTGGATTATCTGGTGGCGACGGACGCCATCGGCATGGGGCTCAACCTCGACGTGAAGCATGTGGCGTTTTCGGCCACGGAAAAGTTCGACGGCCGCCGGATGCGCCCCCTGTTCCCGCACGAACTTGCGCAGATCGCGGGGCGCGCGGGGCGGCACACCGAACCCGGCACCTTCGGCGTCACGGGCGAGGCGGGACCGCTGGAGCCGGAGGTGGTGGCCGCCATCGAGGACAGCCGCTTCGCCCCCATCCGCAAGCTGCAATGGCGCAACGAGGCGCTGGAGTTCGGCACCGTGGACCGGCTGATCGCCAGCCTTGAGGCCTCCACCCAGAACCCGTGGCTGACCCGCACGCGCGAGGCGGACGATCTGCACGCGCTGAAGGCGCTGGTCGCCATGCCGGAGATCGCCGACCGCGTCCGCAGCCCGCAGGCGGTGCGCCTGTTGTGGGATGTGTGCTGCGTGCCCGATTTCCGGGGCAAATCGGGCGGCGAACATACCAGCCTGCTGTCGAAGATCTTCGGCTTTCTGCAGGGGGGGCGTGTGCCGCAGGACTGGCTGGCCGGGGTAATCGGTCGCATCGATCGGGTGCAGGGGGATATTGACACCCTCTCGCGCAGGTTGGCTTATATTCGCACCTGGACCTATGTCGCGCAGCGCAAGGGCTGGGTGGAGAACGAATCCCATTGGCGGGAGGAGACTCGCGCGGTAGAAGATCGGCTGTCGGATGCGCTGCATGCGCAGTTGACCCAACGATTTGTCGATCGGCGCACATCCGTGCTGATGCGCCGGTTGAAACAGAAGGAGACCCTCGTGGCCGAGGTGAACGACAAAGGCGAAGTGACGGTCGAAGGCGAATTCGTCGGCCGACTTGAGGGGTTCCGTTTCCGTCAGGATGCGTCCAGCTCCCCGGACGAGGCGAAGACGCTGGCGCAGGCCGCCTATCAGGCGCTGCGGCCGGAGTTCCACCTGCGGGCGGATCGTTTCTATAACGCGCCGGATACCGAGATGGACTTCACCGAACAGGGTGGCCTGATGTGGGGCGATCAGGCGGTGGGCAAGCTGGTCGCGGGCAGCGACCCCTTGAAGCCGCAGGTGGAGGCCTTCGTGGACGAGGAAGCGGGCCATGACGTGACCGAGAAGGTCAAGCGTCGCCTGCAGCACTTCATCGACCGCCGCGTGGCGGCCCTGTTCGAACCGCTGACGAACATGGGCCGGGACGAGACGCTGACGGGCCTTGCCCGCGGGTTCGCCTTCCGCCTGGTCGAAGGTTTGGGCGTCCTGCCCCGCGACGGCATCGCCGCCGAGGTGAAGGCGCTGGACCAGGAGGCGCGCTCTGCCCTGCGCAAGCATGGCGTGCGGTTCGGGCAGTTCACGGTGTTCCTGCCCCTGATGCTGAAACCCGCGCCGACGCGCCTGCGTCTGGTGCTGTGGTCGCTGTCCAAGGGTCTGAACGAGTTTCCCGAAAGCCCGCCCCCCGGTCTGGTCACGATCCCCAATGTCGAGGGCGTCCCGCGCGAGCATTACATGCTGGCCGGCTATCACCCCGCCGGGGCGCGGGCGATCCGCATCGACATGCTGGAACGTCTGGCCGATCTTCTGCGCAACCATGACAGCCGCGCCGGGTTCGAGGCGACGCCGGACATGCTGTCGATCACCGGCATGACGCTGGACCAGTTCGCCGACCTGATGGGCGGTCTCGGCTACAAGGCCGAAAAGGGCGAACGTGCCAAGACCCGCACGACCCCGCCGGTCGCGACCGATCCCGAGGCCCCCGCAAACCCGATCCCGGAGGAGGAGACCGCCGGTGCCGCCCCCGAGGAGGAGGCCGCCCCCGAGATGGAGGCGTTCTATATCTTCACATGGGCGCCCCGCCGTCGCGATCCCGCCCCGCGGCCCGAACGCCCGCAGGGCAATCGCCCGCCGAAGAAGGACGGCGACCGCGCCCCGCGCAAGGACGGCGGCAAGCCCAAGGGCAACCGACCGGACCGGGGGGACCGCAAGGACAAGCCCCGTCAGTTCGAAGCGCGCCCCGAGCGGCCCGCCAAG
- a CDS encoding tetratricopeptide repeat protein, with amino-acid sequence MNARNPIFHLSLAVCLAAAPVGAAPLDDLYDALRTAPPEDAPRLQAEVEAEWSRSGSAAMDLLLERGRAALDLGDPGGALPHLTALTDHAPDFAEGWSMKALALAQLGQTGPALADLRRALILDPRHFGAILGLAVMMEDMNRPEQAIDAYELILTIHPNATEAQAGIDRLRATTDGPEI; translated from the coding sequence ATGAACGCGCGCAATCCGATTTTCCACCTTTCGCTGGCGGTATGTCTGGCCGCCGCCCCCGTGGGGGCCGCGCCGCTGGACGATCTTTACGACGCGCTGCGCACGGCCCCCCCCGAAGACGCCCCGCGCCTTCAGGCCGAGGTGGAGGCTGAATGGTCCCGCTCCGGCTCGGCCGCGATGGATCTGCTGTTGGAACGCGGGCGCGCGGCGCTGGATCTGGGCGATCCGGGCGGGGCGTTGCCGCACCTGACCGCGCTGACCGATCACGCGCCCGACTTTGCCGAAGGGTGGAGCATGAAGGCCCTTGCGCTGGCGCAACTGGGCCAGACCGGCCCCGCGCTGGCCGACCTGCGGCGGGCGCTGATCCTCGACCCCCGCCATTTCGGGGCCATTCTGGGACTGGCCGTGATGATGGAAGACATGAACCGCCCCGAACAGGCCATCGACGCCTATGAGTTGATCCTGACCATCCACCCCAATGCGACCGAGGCGCAGGCCGGTATCGACCGGCTGCGCGCCACCACCGACGGTCCGGAGATTTAA
- a CDS encoding SCP2 sterol-binding domain-containing protein: MARVIDKAVDRLGARLASFDGTAKFVVLGEGTILADATGVREGEGPAEVTLTASADDFRALLEGRLKPATAFMTGRLKVDGPMPAAMRLGQALS, translated from the coding sequence ATGGCACGGGTGATCGACAAGGCGGTGGACCGTCTGGGCGCACGGCTGGCCTCGTTCGACGGCACGGCGAAATTCGTGGTGCTGGGCGAAGGGACGATCCTGGCCGACGCCACCGGCGTGCGGGAGGGCGAGGGCCCGGCGGAGGTCACCCTGACCGCCAGCGCCGACGATTTCCGCGCGCTTCTGGAAGGGCGGCTGAAGCCCGCCACCGCCTTCATGACCGGACGGCTGAAGGTGGACGGCCCGATGCCCGCCGCCATGCGTCTGGGGCAGGCGCTGAGTTGA